The Candidatus Rokuibacteriota bacterium genomic interval CGCCGGGCCACAGGAACGCACTCATGTGATAGAGCGGGCGCAACTGGGCGCCCGTCACGCCGAAGGGAATGACCGACGGCGAGTGGTTGTGGACGATGGCGCGCACGTCGGGGCGCACGCGGTAGATCTCGCCGTGGATGAAGCGCTCGAGGTACGTCGCCCGGCCGCGCGGGTCCACGGGCACGCTGTCGAGATCGTACTCCATGATGTCCGTCGCGGTGACGAGCTCGGGCGCGATCGAGCGCGACATCAGGTAGCGGTCGGCCGCCCTGTCGTGCCGCACGCTCACGTGGCCGTAGCCGTCCACCACGCCCTGGTCCACCAGGATGCGGTTGGCCGCCACGAGGTCTTCGATCAGCTTCGGGTCGGCCGGACCGGCCGTGGCCGGCGCGGCCTGCGCACCTGCCAGTCGCCCGCGCGCGAGAACGCCAAGAGCGAGGCCGCTTCCGATCAGGACATGACGTCGAGTGAGAAGATCCACGGCCTGCCTCCTTGTCTGGTGGCTCCGGTGCCAGTGCGCTTGCCGCGCGAATGGTCCTAGTCTATCCTGCCGCTGCCGACGGGGACACCGTCACGCAGTGAGGCGACCCCAAGCCTCCGGGAGGGATATTGCCATGGCAGCCGTCAACGCGGAACCCTATGAGTTCGAGTTCGATCCCAAGACGACCGCGCTCGTCATGATCGACTTCCAGCGCGACTTCGTGGACCCGGGCGGCTTCGGCGAGGCGCTGGGCAACGACGTGTCCCTCCTCCGGCGCGCGGTGCCGCCGGCCGAGCGCGTCCTCAAGGCCGCCCGCGCCCGCGGGCTCATGGTCATCCACACGCGCGAAGGCCACCGGCCCGACCTGAGCGACTGCCCGCCCGCCAAGAAAGCGCGCGGCCGTCTCACGGCCGGCATCGGCGATCCCGGGCCGATGGGGCGCATCCTCGTGCGCGGCGAGGAAGGCCACGACATCGTCAAGGAGCTCTATCCCGAGCCGGGCGAGCCGGTCGTGGACAAACCCGGCAAGGGCGCCTTCTTCGCGACCGACCTCGACGGCATCCTGAGGAACCGCGGCATCAGGCAGCTCGTGGTCTGCGGGGTGACCACGGAGGTCTGTGTCAAACCGGAGGAGATGTTCGCCCGCAACCCGCTGGACCTGGAGTAGCGCGTCACCCGTCGGATACGCCTTGCGGACTCCGACCCACTCGGCTATGTTCGGGGCGCACGAACACAAGGGAGCGTTGCCAGCATGGCTATCGCCATTCGGTCGAACAATCAGATCTCCTATCCCATCCTGTCCGCAGGTGCCTTCACGGCGCCGCTCGCCGTCCGTGAAACCGGTCCGGCCGGCGCCCCGAAGCCGCGACTTCTCGACCAGGTCCGCGAGGCCATCCGCGCCAGACACTACAGCCGTCGCACCGAGAAGGCGTACGTCCATTGGATCAAGCGGTACATCTTCTTCCACGGCAAGCGCCACCCGGCTGAGATGGGCGCCCCCGAGGTCACCGCGTTCCTGACCTCTCTCGCCGTTCACGACAACGTCGCGGTCTCCACCCAGAACCAGGCCTTGAGCGCCTTGCTCTTCCTCTATCGCGAGGTGCTCGGCGTCGAGCTCCCATGGCTCGACGACGTCGTCCGGGCCAAGCGGCCCCAGCATCTGCCCGTCGTCCTGACGCGTGACGAGGTGCGCGCCGTCCTCCAGCGGCTCGACGGCGTGTCACGCCTCATGGCCCTCCTACTGTACGGTGCGGGACTTCGCTTGCTGGAATGCTGTCACCTGCGCGTGAAGGACATCGACTTCGCGACGAACCAGATCGTCATCCGCGACGGCAAGGGGCGCAAGGATCGAGTGACGATGCTGCCGGCGGCGGTCAAGGCCGCGCTGATCGCCCACCTCGAGCGCGCGCGCGAGCAACACCAAGCCGACCTCCGCCACGGCGCCGGCTGGGTCGAGCTGCCCAACGCCCTGACGCGCAAGTACCCGAACGCCGGCCGGGAGTGGGGGTGGCAATGGGTTTTCCCAGCCACGCGCTTCTACGTGGAGCGTCTCACCGCCCAGCGCCGCCGTCACCACCCCCATGAATCCGTTCTCCAGCGGGCCGTGAAGGATGCCGCCCGCGGCGCCGGGATTGCCAAGCAGGCCACATGCCACACCTTCCGTCATTCGTTTGCCACCCACCTGCTGGAAGAGAGCCACGACATCCGCACAGTGCAGGAACTGCTCGGCCACTCAGACGTCAGCACCACGATGATCTACACCCACGTTCTCAACCGAGGACCGGCCGGGGTCCGCAGCCCCGCCGACCGGATGTTCCTGTCATGACCTCAGCGGCCGGGAAACACATCGGGCTGGCCGCGGAGGCCCAGGTGATATCTAGCAGCGCCTCGCGGTGTATCACGGCACGGGAACGAAGGCGTGCCCTGCAAGTTCGCGGAAACGCGGGTGCCGACGGAGCTCGGCCGGGCTCGTTCGTCGTGCTATACAGAACTACGCAGTCAGATATCGCAGTTCAAGATACTGAGCGTTAGGTTGTGAAACTTCGTATGCCGGAAGTCTTTCGAGTCGCAGAACTCGGCAAGGGCTATCTGGGGGTCATGGCGAGGCCTGGCGTCGATGCGCCGCTCCACGAAGTGTTTGGGGCGTTAGCCCAGCTGGATGTTCGCGTTGTTGTCTCACTCTTGGAGGAATCCGAAGTCCGTGAGCTTGGCCTCGCTGATGAAAAAGCGGCCTGCGAAACGGCAGGCCTTGAGTTCCTCAGCTTTCCGATCAAAGATCGCGGGCTCCCATGCGATGCGCAGGCCGTGTCAGAGTTCAGTAAATGGGCGCACACGCGGATCACCCAGGGCTCCGGATTGGTCTTCCACTGCCGTGCCGGCATCGGACGATCTGGGATGATGGCGGCGAGTGTCTTGTTACACGCAGGTTTCACCGTACGTGAGGCCTTTGCGCGAATCTCCGCGGCACGGGGCATGATTGTGCCAGACGCGCCAGGGCAACTGGAGTGGGTCGAGAGCCATTGCGAAACTATCATGGGCTCAACCTAACTTCGCGCTCCAACGGACCGGGGGCTCGCGTTGCTCGGCCTCCGGCCGCTGAGCGCTGGCGTTCGGCGGACATGACCACGGTTGGAGCAGCGCTCAACCAACGACGTTGGAGAGCATCCGCATGATCTCATACGATGCCGGCGCGGCCTCCTACGATTTGCTGTCAGGACGATGGTCCCGGCTGTACATCCCAACTTTGCTCGCTCAGGCCGGCATCGCTGTTGGTCACCGGGTTCTTGACGTAGCGACGGGCACCGGGGAAGCCGCAATTCTCGCCGCATCTCGCGTCGGTGCAGGCGGAACGGTCGTTGGGATTGACGTGTCGCGGCCGATGCTCAGCGTGGCCGCGGCGAAAATGGCCGAGCGGCCGATAGCGTTCCTGCAGATGGATGCGCAGGCGCTAGCTTTCAAAGACGAGAGTTTCGACGCGGTGGTGTGCCAGCTCGGCCTCATGTTTCTGCCCGACGCTGTCAGAGCGCTCCAAGAGTGGACGCGCGTTCTTCGCTCGCACGGCCATCTCGCGGTCTGCGTCTGGGCCACTCCCGACCGCGTACCTCTTTTCGGAATCCTAATGGACGAACTCAGTCGCCAGCTCCCTGACCAGCGTGACGTGCTTTATCAACCCTCCGCATTGGCCGATGTGGAAATCCTCGAGCGATTACTCTCGGGAGCGGGCCTGAAAGCCGTTCGTGTGACGCGGGAAACTCGCGTCCATCGGTTCACGTCGTTTGACGAATACTGGCAGCCGTTTGACGCGGGAGGCGGACGCCACGGGCAACTGTACATGAGACTCCCGGTTCCGGTTCGGCGGACAGTCCGAGATACTGTGCGCAAGCGCATGGAACCGTTCTTCGTGGACGGATGTCTAGAGATGGAAGCGGATGCCTTCTTCGGTGCCGGCGAGCGATAGCTGGCAACCGCGCCGTCGGCAGGGCGCCGAACTTCACATTCGAGCGGACCGCTGGCTCGCCTTCGCTCGCCGCGGCCGCTCAACGTGGCGTTAGACCGACCAGACCGAGGCGAGTATGCCCCATCCGAGATTCCCAGTCGCTGTCCACGTCTTCCTCCTTCGAGAAGAGGAGGTTCTTCTGCTGCGCCGCTGTGATACCGGCTTCGAGGACGGCAAGCTGAGCGTTGTAGCTGGTCATATCGAACCTGGCGAGCCTGTCACTCAAGCGGCGCTTCGGGAGACCCGCGAGGAAGTAGGCCTGACGCTGTCTCCCGAACGGCTCCGCGTAGTGGGCGTGATGCATCGCAAGTCCCGGGAGGAACGTGTCGACTTCTTTCTGGCATATCGGCTCGAAGGTGAGGGCGAAGAACCGTGCAACCGCGAGCCCGGGAAATGCTCGGAGCTCGTGTGGGCCAAGCTGGCGAGCCTTCCGGAGGACACGATTCCCTACGTGCGCACAGGCATTGAAAACTTCAGGAACGGGGTATGGTTCCAAGAGTTCGGTTGGGAAGTCGATCCGGTCTAACCCGGCAGTCCAGCGGACCGGGGGCTCGCGTTGCTCGCCCTCCGGCCGCTGACCGCCAGCGTTGGGCGGCTTACACTCCGACGCATATGAATAGGCATGCTGATGACACTTGAAGTTCTAGGTATTGACCACATTTATATTGCCGTCTCGGACTTGGCGCGGTCTACCGCTTTCTACGATGGCGTGATGAAGCTGTTAGGGTTTCGCAAGGGCACGGACCCTGTTGGCGGACAACCCCATGTCCATTACTTCAATCGTGCTCTACAATACACTTTGCGGCCAGCAAAATCGGATGCGGCAGCACACGACCCGCTTGTGCCAGGTTTACATCATTTGTGCTTTCAGGTCGCAGATATGAAGGCTATAGATAAGGCTGCTCAAGGTCTCCGAAAGCTAGGCATAGAAGTCAGT includes:
- a CDS encoding class II aldolase/adducin family protein, with the protein product MDLLTRRHVLIGSGLALGVLARGRLAGAQAAPATAGPADPKLIEDLVAANRILVDQGVVDGYGHVSVRHDRAADRYLMSRSIAPELVTATDIMEYDLDSVPVDPRGRATYLERFIHGEIYRVRPDVRAIVHNHSPSVIPFGVTGAQLRPLYHMSAFLWPGVPVFEIRSAGGPGTDMLIRNPALGQALARTLGAGPVALMRGHGAVVVAGNLPEAVFRSVYTEVNARLQALAMALGGPVTYLDPEEAKKAQASLAGTIPRPWELWKRKALAAGAK
- a CDS encoding integron integrase is translated as MAIAIRSNNQISYPILSAGAFTAPLAVRETGPAGAPKPRLLDQVREAIRARHYSRRTEKAYVHWIKRYIFFHGKRHPAEMGAPEVTAFLTSLAVHDNVAVSTQNQALSALLFLYREVLGVELPWLDDVVRAKRPQHLPVVLTRDEVRAVLQRLDGVSRLMALLLYGAGLRLLECCHLRVKDIDFATNQIVIRDGKGRKDRVTMLPAAVKAALIAHLERAREQHQADLRHGAGWVELPNALTRKYPNAGREWGWQWVFPATRFYVERLTAQRRRHHPHESVLQRAVKDAARGAGIAKQATCHTFRHSFATHLLEESHDIRTVQELLGHSDVSTTMIYTHVLNRGPAGVRSPADRMFLS
- a CDS encoding protein tyrosine phosphatase, with translation MPEVFRVAELGKGYLGVMARPGVDAPLHEVFGALAQLDVRVVVSLLEESEVRELGLADEKAACETAGLEFLSFPIKDRGLPCDAQAVSEFSKWAHTRITQGSGLVFHCRAGIGRSGMMAASVLLHAGFTVREAFARISAARGMIVPDAPGQLEWVESHCETIMGST
- a CDS encoding methyltransferase domain-containing protein; translation: MISYDAGAASYDLLSGRWSRLYIPTLLAQAGIAVGHRVLDVATGTGEAAILAASRVGAGGTVVGIDVSRPMLSVAAAKMAERPIAFLQMDAQALAFKDESFDAVVCQLGLMFLPDAVRALQEWTRVLRSHGHLAVCVWATPDRVPLFGILMDELSRQLPDQRDVLYQPSALADVEILERLLSGAGLKAVRVTRETRVHRFTSFDEYWQPFDAGGGRHGQLYMRLPVPVRRTVRDTVRKRMEPFFVDGCLEMEADAFFGAGER
- a CDS encoding NUDIX domain-containing protein; its protein translation is MPHPRFPVAVHVFLLREEEVLLLRRCDTGFEDGKLSVVAGHIEPGEPVTQAALRETREEVGLTLSPERLRVVGVMHRKSREERVDFFLAYRLEGEGEEPCNREPGKCSELVWAKLASLPEDTIPYVRTGIENFRNGVWFQEFGWEVDPV
- a CDS encoding VOC family protein, with the protein product MTLEVLGIDHIYIAVSDLARSTAFYDGVMKLLGFRKGTDPVGGQPHVHYFNRALQYTLRPAKSDAAAHDPLVPGLHHLCFQVADMKAIDKAAQGLRKLGIEVSEPRFYPEYGADYYAVYLKDPDEIELEIVSRTRMRNIICDNWEKLEHFENPLSKVGLI